In Streptomyces sp. NBC_00433, a single genomic region encodes these proteins:
- a CDS encoding ABC transporter substrate-binding protein has protein sequence MRGATRVKWAVGVTVVALTAAACGSSGDNGGSSTSTGGSGGGIVRASWGDPQNPLEPANTNEVQGGKVLDMVFRGLKAYNPKTAKAENMIAQSITSTDSQNFDIKLKTGWTFSNGEPVTADSFINAWNFDTQLKNAQLNASFFSYIDGYDKVHPDTPGAKASATTLSGLTKVSDTEFKVRLNQKFALFPDTLGYAAFDPLPQAFFTNRQAWLAKPIGNGPYQIASYTKGSKMELRKWDGYKGPDPAQNGGVELRVYTDNNTAYTDLQAGNLDLVDDVPVTQLRNVKSDLGNRYINVPAGIIQTISFPLYSPRWSSANSAKVRQGLSMAINRKQITDQIFQQTRTPATDWTSPVLGDAGGFKAGLCGDECTFNADKAKQLIAEGGGLPGGKITISYNADTGSHKEWVDAVCNSINNALGNNKACVGAPIGTFADFRNRITSKQLNDPFRAGWQMDYPLIQDFLQPQYFTDASSNDSHYSNANFDKLVNEANAASSSSESVSKFQEAEKQLVIDMPAIPLWYQNGSAGFSTNLSNVALNPFSVPVYNEIKVK, from the coding sequence ATGCGCGGAGCCACGCGCGTGAAGTGGGCCGTCGGCGTGACCGTCGTCGCCCTGACAGCCGCCGCCTGCGGCAGCAGCGGTGACAACGGCGGGAGCAGCACCTCGACCGGCGGCAGCGGCGGCGGCATCGTACGGGCCTCCTGGGGCGACCCGCAGAACCCGCTGGAGCCGGCCAACACCAACGAGGTGCAGGGCGGCAAGGTCCTCGACATGGTCTTCCGCGGCCTGAAGGCCTACAACCCGAAGACCGCCAAGGCCGAGAACATGATCGCCCAGTCGATCACGTCCACCGACTCGCAGAACTTCGACATCAAGCTCAAGACCGGCTGGACCTTCAGCAACGGCGAGCCGGTCACCGCCGACTCCTTCATCAACGCCTGGAACTTCGACACCCAGCTGAAGAACGCCCAGCTCAACGCCAGCTTCTTCAGCTACATCGACGGCTACGACAAGGTGCACCCCGACACCCCGGGCGCGAAGGCCTCCGCCACCACGCTGTCCGGCCTGACGAAGGTCTCCGACACCGAGTTCAAGGTCAGGCTCAACCAGAAGTTCGCGCTCTTCCCCGACACCCTGGGCTACGCGGCCTTCGACCCGCTGCCGCAGGCCTTCTTCACCAACCGCCAGGCGTGGCTCGCCAAGCCGATCGGCAACGGCCCTTACCAGATCGCCTCCTACACCAAGGGCTCCAAGATGGAGCTGAGGAAGTGGGACGGCTACAAGGGCCCCGACCCGGCGCAGAACGGCGGGGTCGAGCTGCGGGTCTACACCGACAACAACACCGCGTACACCGACCTCCAGGCCGGCAACCTCGACCTCGTCGACGACGTCCCGGTCACCCAGCTGCGCAACGTCAAGAGCGACCTCGGCAACCGCTACATCAACGTGCCGGCCGGCATCATCCAGACCATCTCCTTCCCGCTGTACAGCCCGCGCTGGTCCTCGGCGAACTCGGCGAAGGTCCGGCAGGGCCTGTCGATGGCGATCAACCGCAAGCAGATCACCGACCAGATCTTCCAGCAGACCCGCACCCCGGCCACCGACTGGACCTCCCCGGTGCTCGGTGACGCGGGCGGCTTCAAGGCCGGGCTGTGCGGCGACGAGTGCACCTTCAACGCCGACAAGGCCAAGCAGCTGATCGCCGAGGGCGGCGGCCTGCCCGGCGGCAAGATCACCATCTCCTACAACGCGGACACCGGCTCGCACAAGGAATGGGTCGACGCGGTCTGCAACAGCATCAACAACGCGCTGGGCAACAACAAGGCCTGCGTCGGCGCCCCCATCGGCACCTTCGCCGACTTCCGCAACCGGATCACCAGCAAGCAGCTGAACGACCCCTTCAGGGCCGGCTGGCAGATGGACTACCCGCTGATCCAGGACTTCCTGCAGCCGCAGTACTTCACCGACGCCTCGTCGAACGACTCGCACTACAGCAACGCCAACTTCGACAAGCTGGTCAACGAGGCCAACGCGGCGAGCTCCTCGAGCGAGTCCGTCAGCAAGTTCCAGGAGGCGGAGAAGCAGCTGGTCATCGACATGCCCGCGATCCCGCTGTGGTACCAGAACGGCAGCGCCGGCTTCTCGACCAACCTCTCGAACGTCGCGCTGAACCCTTTCAGCGTGCCCGTCTACAACGAGATCAAGGTCAAGTGA
- a CDS encoding dipeptide ABC transporter ATP-binding protein: MTTAPEPTRPEPSDGGSADREPILQVRNLVKHFPLTQGIVFKRQVGAVQAVDGVSFDLFPGETLGIVGESGCGKSTVAKLLMNLEQPTSGEIIYRGDDITKLSGRALKAVRRNIQMVFQDPYTSLNPRMTVGDIIGEPYEIHPDVAPKGDRRKRVQDLLDVVGLNPEYINRYPHQFSGGQRQRIGIARGLALRPEVIVADEPVSALDVSVQAQVVNLMERLQDEFNLSYMFIAHDLSIVRHISDRVGVMYLGKIVEIGSDAEIYVHPTHPYTQALLSAVPVPDPEAREHRERIILTGDVPSPADPPSGCRFRTRCWKARERCVVEEPLLAVPEVFRGTGGPAEHDSACHFAEEKQVVVRGE, encoded by the coding sequence GTGACGACAGCGCCGGAGCCGACAAGGCCTGAGCCGTCCGACGGCGGGTCCGCGGACCGCGAGCCGATCCTCCAGGTGCGCAACCTGGTCAAGCACTTCCCGCTGACCCAGGGCATCGTCTTCAAGCGGCAGGTCGGCGCGGTCCAGGCGGTCGACGGGGTGAGCTTCGACCTCTTCCCCGGCGAGACGCTGGGCATCGTGGGCGAGTCCGGGTGCGGCAAGTCCACCGTCGCCAAGCTGCTGATGAACCTGGAGCAGCCGACGTCGGGGGAGATCATCTACCGCGGCGACGACATCACCAAGCTGTCGGGCCGCGCGCTCAAGGCGGTGCGGCGCAACATCCAGATGGTCTTCCAGGACCCGTACACCTCGCTCAACCCGCGGATGACGGTCGGCGACATCATCGGGGAGCCGTACGAGATCCACCCGGACGTGGCGCCCAAGGGCGACCGGCGCAAGCGGGTGCAGGACCTGCTGGACGTGGTGGGGCTCAATCCCGAGTACATCAACCGCTACCCGCACCAGTTCTCCGGCGGCCAGCGGCAGCGCATCGGCATCGCCCGCGGCCTGGCGCTGCGGCCGGAGGTCATCGTCGCCGACGAGCCGGTCTCGGCGCTGGACGTGTCGGTGCAGGCGCAGGTGGTCAACCTGATGGAGCGGCTGCAGGACGAGTTCAACCTGTCCTACATGTTCATCGCGCACGACCTGTCGATCGTGCGGCACATCTCCGACCGCGTCGGCGTGATGTACCTGGGCAAGATCGTGGAGATCGGCTCGGACGCGGAAATCTACGTGCACCCCACGCACCCGTACACCCAGGCGCTGCTGTCCGCGGTGCCGGTGCCCGACCCGGAGGCGCGCGAGCACCGGGAGCGCATTATCCTGACCGGCGATGTGCCCTCGCCGGCCGACCCGCCGTCCGGGTGCCGCTTCCGCACCCGCTGCTGGAAGGCGCGGGAGCGCTGCGTGGTCGAGGAGCCGCTGCTCGCGGTGCCCGAGGTCTTCCGCGGCACCGGCGGTCCCGCCGAGCACGACTCGGCGTGCCACTTCGCGGAGGAGAAGCAGGTCGTGGTGCGCGGGGAGTGA
- a CDS encoding dipeptide ABC transporter ATP-binding protein has product MSNDISLSKAPAAADPAEPPGETLLQVSGLTKHFPVMGGFPFKRQVGAVQAVDGIDLTVRAGESFGLVGESGCGKSTTGRLITRLLEPTAGSISYRGQEISHATRKELAPVRSEIQMIFQDPYSSLNPRQTVGTIIGGPMEINAINPPGGREKRVRELLETVGLNPEHFNRFPHEFSGGQRQRIGVARALALEPKLIVADEPVSALDVSIQAQVVNLLQQVQRDLGIAFLFIAHDLAIVRHFSERVAVMYLGKIVEVGDRDSIYQRPRHPYTHALLSAVPEVQLEGEERERERIRLAGDVPSPINPPSGCRFRTRCWKAADKCATEEPPLIQLGGSEEGHLTACHFPEEPTIAARGEDIVMDPALAAIEDVSDRPM; this is encoded by the coding sequence ATGAGCAACGACATCTCACTGTCCAAGGCGCCGGCGGCGGCCGACCCCGCGGAACCGCCCGGCGAGACCCTGCTGCAGGTCAGCGGGCTCACCAAGCACTTCCCCGTGATGGGCGGCTTCCCGTTCAAACGCCAGGTCGGCGCGGTGCAGGCGGTGGACGGCATCGACCTGACCGTACGGGCCGGCGAGAGCTTCGGCCTGGTCGGCGAGTCCGGCTGCGGCAAGTCCACCACCGGGCGGCTGATCACCCGGCTGCTGGAACCCACCGCGGGCAGCATCAGCTACCGCGGCCAGGAAATCTCGCACGCCACCCGCAAGGAACTGGCGCCGGTCAGGTCCGAGATCCAGATGATCTTCCAGGACCCGTACTCGTCGCTGAACCCGCGGCAGACGGTGGGCACCATCATCGGCGGCCCGATGGAGATCAACGCGATCAACCCGCCCGGCGGCCGGGAGAAGCGGGTCCGCGAGCTGCTGGAGACCGTCGGCCTCAATCCCGAGCACTTCAACCGCTTCCCGCACGAGTTCTCCGGCGGCCAGCGGCAGCGCATCGGGGTGGCCAGGGCGCTGGCGCTGGAGCCCAAGCTGATCGTGGCCGACGAACCGGTCTCGGCGCTGGACGTCTCCATCCAGGCCCAGGTGGTCAACCTGCTCCAGCAGGTGCAGCGCGATCTCGGCATCGCCTTCCTCTTCATCGCACACGACCTGGCGATCGTCCGGCACTTCTCCGAGCGGGTCGCGGTGATGTACCTGGGCAAGATCGTGGAGGTCGGCGACCGCGACTCGATCTACCAGCGCCCCCGCCACCCCTACACCCACGCGCTGCTGTCGGCGGTGCCCGAGGTGCAACTGGAGGGCGAGGAGCGCGAGCGGGAGCGTATCCGGCTGGCCGGTGACGTGCCGTCGCCGATCAACCCGCCCTCCGGGTGCCGGTTCCGTACGCGCTGCTGGAAGGCCGCGGACAAGTGCGCCACCGAGGAGCCGCCGCTGATCCAGCTGGGCGGCTCGGAAGAGGGGCACCTGACCGCCTGCCACTTCCCCGAGGAGCCCACGATCGCCGCCCGCGGCGAGGACATCGTGATGGACCCGGCACTCGCCGCGATCGAGGACGTCTCCGACCGTCCGATGTGA
- a CDS encoding ABC transporter permease, translated as MPENNPLDPKQGAIAPGGGYGAGMDLAASDADALERPPDHGQEPGGPAGKPRSLWSDAWRDLRRNPVFIISVLIILFLVFISLWPGTIASQDPLQANLQKSQAGSEPGHPFGFDQQGRDVYTRVVYGARASVTVGVCATAGVVLLGSVLGGLAGFFGGWWDAILSRLSDVFFGIPVVLGGLVFLSVVTNSTVWPVVGFMVLLGWPQIARIARGSVITARQNDYVQAARALGAGNSRMLLRHIAPNAVAPVIVVGTIALGTYIALEATLSYLGVGLKPPTVSWGIDISDASNQIRNAPHMLLWPAGALSVTVLAFIMLGDAVRDALDPKLR; from the coding sequence ATGCCTGAGAACAACCCGCTGGACCCGAAGCAGGGCGCCATCGCCCCCGGCGGCGGCTACGGCGCCGGCATGGACCTGGCGGCCTCCGACGCCGACGCCCTGGAGCGCCCCCCCGACCACGGCCAGGAGCCGGGCGGCCCCGCGGGCAAGCCGCGCAGCCTGTGGTCCGACGCGTGGCGCGACCTGCGGCGCAACCCCGTCTTCATCATCTCGGTGCTGATCATCCTCTTCCTGGTCTTCATCTCGCTGTGGCCGGGCACCATCGCCTCCCAGGACCCGTTGCAGGCCAACCTCCAGAAGTCGCAGGCCGGCTCCGAGCCCGGCCACCCGTTCGGCTTCGACCAGCAGGGCCGCGACGTCTACACCCGGGTGGTCTACGGGGCCCGCGCCTCGGTGACGGTCGGCGTGTGCGCGACCGCCGGGGTGGTGCTGCTCGGCAGCGTGCTGGGGGGCCTGGCCGGCTTCTTCGGCGGCTGGTGGGACGCGATCCTGTCCCGGCTCAGCGACGTCTTCTTCGGCATCCCGGTGGTGCTCGGCGGCCTGGTCTTCCTGTCGGTGGTCACCAACAGCACCGTGTGGCCGGTGGTCGGCTTCATGGTGCTGCTCGGCTGGCCGCAGATCGCCCGTATCGCCCGCGGCTCGGTCATCACCGCCCGGCAGAACGACTACGTGCAGGCGGCCAGGGCGCTGGGCGCCGGCAACTCCCGGATGCTGCTGCGGCACATCGCGCCCAACGCCGTCGCCCCGGTGATCGTGGTCGGCACCATCGCGCTGGGCACCTACATCGCGCTGGAGGCCACGCTGTCCTACCTCGGCGTCGGCCTCAAACCGCCCACCGTCTCCTGGGGGATCGACATCTCCGACGCGTCCAACCAGATCCGCAACGCCCCGCACATGCTGCTGTGGCCCGCCGGGGCGCTGAGCGTGACCGTCCTGGCGTTCATCATGCTCGGCGACGCGGTGCGCGACGCCCTCGACCCCAAGCTGCGCTGA
- a CDS encoding ABC transporter ATP-binding protein — MTTMTKPEESAEGATPAASDAFLSVRDLYVRFSTEDGVVKAVDGLSFDLRRGQTLGIVGESGSGKSVTNLTVLGLHNPATTEVAGEILLDGEELTGAGNRTLERLRGDKMAMIFQDSLTALSPYYTIGRQIAEPYMKHRGVSKREGRQRAIEMLEKVGIPQPKLRVDDYPHQFSGGMRQRAMIAMALVCNPDLLIADEPTTALDVTVQAQILDLLKDLQQEFGSAIILITHDLGVVSNVADDLLVMYAGRAVERGSVRELIHSPQHPYTWGLLGSMPRLMSDVTEPLTPIPGSPPSLLSPPPGCAFHPRCGFTDLVGGGRCAHERPELPDGRGSACHLTDDQKRSVFIETIQPRLG; from the coding sequence GTGACCACCATGACCAAACCGGAGGAATCCGCAGAGGGTGCCACCCCGGCCGCGTCCGACGCCTTCTTGTCGGTACGCGACCTGTACGTGCGCTTCTCCACCGAGGACGGCGTCGTCAAGGCCGTGGACGGGCTGTCGTTCGACCTGCGCCGCGGCCAGACGCTGGGCATCGTCGGCGAGTCGGGCTCCGGCAAGTCGGTGACCAACCTGACCGTGCTGGGGCTGCACAACCCGGCCACCACGGAGGTGGCGGGCGAGATCCTGCTGGACGGCGAGGAACTGACGGGGGCGGGCAACCGCACCCTGGAACGGCTGCGCGGCGACAAGATGGCGATGATCTTCCAGGACTCGCTGACCGCCCTGTCGCCCTATTACACGATCGGGCGGCAGATCGCCGAGCCGTATATGAAGCACCGGGGCGTCAGCAAGCGGGAGGGCCGGCAGCGGGCCATCGAGATGCTGGAGAAGGTCGGCATCCCGCAGCCCAAGCTGCGGGTGGACGACTATCCGCACCAGTTCTCCGGCGGTATGCGGCAGCGGGCGATGATCGCGATGGCGCTGGTGTGCAACCCGGACCTGCTGATCGCCGACGAGCCGACCACCGCGCTGGACGTGACCGTGCAGGCGCAGATCCTCGACCTGCTCAAGGACCTCCAGCAGGAGTTCGGCTCGGCGATCATCCTGATCACCCACGACCTGGGCGTGGTCTCCAACGTCGCCGACGACCTGCTGGTGATGTACGCGGGACGGGCCGTCGAGCGCGGTTCGGTGCGCGAGCTGATCCACTCGCCGCAGCACCCGTACACCTGGGGCCTGCTGGGGTCGATGCCGCGGCTGATGTCGGACGTGACGGAGCCGCTGACGCCGATCCCGGGGTCGCCGCCGAGCCTGCTCTCCCCACCGCCGGGCTGCGCCTTCCACCCGCGCTGCGGCTTCACCGACCTGGTCGGCGGCGGCCGCTGCGCCCACGAGCGGCCGGAACTGCCGGACGGCCGCGGGTCGGCGTGCCATCTCACCGACGACCAGAAGCGGTCCGTGTTCATCGAGACGATTCAGCCGCGGCTCGGCTGA
- a CDS encoding ABC transporter permease produces the protein MGRYVIRRLLQMIPVFIGSTFLIFFMVYALGDPVAALFGDRAPDPATAAQIRHDLHLNDPLWQQYLIYMGNIFTGDFGTAFNGQSVTSLMGSAFPVTIRLTIVAILFEIVIGISLGVLTGMKRGKPVDTGVLLLTLVVISVPTFVTGYVLQYLFGVQWGWVSPSVSPDAPFNELILPGLVLALVSLAYVTRLTRTSIAENTRADYLRTAVAKGLPRHRIIIRHLLRNSLIPVVTFIGTDIGFLMGGAIVTERIFNIHGVGFQLYQGILRNNAPTVVGFVTILVLVFLIANLLVDLLYAVLDPRIRYA, from the coding sequence ATGGGACGCTATGTGATCCGGCGGCTGCTCCAGATGATCCCGGTGTTCATCGGCAGCACGTTCCTGATCTTCTTCATGGTCTACGCGCTCGGCGACCCGGTCGCCGCGCTGTTCGGCGACCGCGCGCCCGACCCGGCCACCGCCGCGCAGATCCGGCACGACCTGCACCTCAACGACCCGCTGTGGCAGCAGTACCTGATCTACATGGGGAACATCTTCACCGGCGACTTCGGCACCGCCTTCAACGGGCAGTCCGTCACCAGCCTGATGGGCAGCGCCTTCCCTGTCACCATCCGGCTGACCATCGTGGCGATCCTCTTCGAGATCGTCATCGGCATCTCGCTGGGCGTCCTCACCGGCATGAAGCGCGGCAAGCCGGTCGACACCGGGGTGCTGCTGCTCACCCTGGTCGTCATCTCGGTGCCGACCTTCGTCACCGGCTACGTCCTGCAGTACCTCTTCGGCGTCCAGTGGGGATGGGTCAGCCCCTCGGTGTCACCCGACGCGCCTTTCAACGAGCTGATCCTGCCGGGCCTGGTGCTCGCGCTGGTCTCGCTGGCCTACGTCACCCGGCTGACCCGTACCTCGATCGCCGAGAACACCCGCGCCGACTACCTGCGCACCGCGGTCGCCAAGGGCCTGCCACGGCACCGGATCATCATCAGGCACCTGCTGCGCAACTCGCTGATCCCGGTCGTCACCTTCATCGGCACCGACATCGGCTTCCTCATGGGCGGTGCCATCGTCACCGAGCGGATCTTCAACATCCACGGTGTCGGCTTCCAGCTCTACCAGGGCATCCTGCGCAACAACGCGCCGACCGTGGTCGGCTTCGTCACCATCCTGGTGCTGGTCTTCCTCATCGCGAACCTGCTGGTCGACCTGCTTTACGCGGTCCTGGACCCGAGGATCCGTTATGCCTGA
- a CDS encoding ABC transporter permease, translating to MLRFLVRRTLGAVVILLFISAFTFLLFFAIPHDPALLSCGKNCTPDNLKIIHHNLGLDHPVPVQYYHYMVRIFTGHRFSTGNCPAPCFGYSFANSEPVWPTLMDRLPTTLSLALGSMVVFLLFGLGTGMLAAWKRGTLVDKVFSSASLVLSSMQIYFVGPIVLALLVYNNHILDQPKYVPITQSPISWFSGLLIPWCVLSILFTANYTRMARSTMIEQLQEEHVRTARAKGMSSAYVFFRYAWRGSLIPIVTILGIDLGSLLGGAMITEYTFQLTGLGRLAIDSVNKTDLPMLMGVMLFSAALIVLFNILVDAAYAFIDPRVRLS from the coding sequence ATGCTTCGATTCCTCGTCCGCCGGACGCTCGGCGCTGTGGTCATTCTGCTGTTCATCAGCGCCTTCACGTTCCTGCTGTTCTTCGCGATACCGCATGATCCGGCGCTGCTGTCCTGCGGTAAGAACTGCACCCCGGACAACCTCAAGATCATCCACCACAACCTGGGCCTCGACCACCCGGTGCCGGTGCAGTACTACCACTACATGGTGCGGATCTTCACCGGTCACCGCTTCTCGACCGGCAACTGCCCCGCGCCCTGCTTCGGCTACTCCTTCGCCAACAGCGAGCCGGTGTGGCCGACCCTGATGGACCGGCTGCCCACGACGCTGTCGCTGGCGCTCGGCTCCATGGTGGTCTTCCTGCTCTTCGGCCTCGGCACCGGCATGCTCGCCGCCTGGAAGCGCGGCACGCTGGTCGACAAGGTCTTCAGCTCCGCGTCGCTGGTCCTCAGCTCGATGCAGATCTACTTCGTCGGCCCGATCGTGCTGGCCCTGCTGGTCTACAACAACCACATCCTGGACCAGCCCAAGTACGTCCCGATCACCCAGAGTCCGATCTCCTGGTTCAGCGGCCTGCTCATCCCGTGGTGCGTGCTGTCGATCCTGTTCACCGCGAACTACACCCGTATGGCGCGCTCCACGATGATCGAGCAGCTCCAGGAGGAGCACGTCCGCACCGCCCGTGCCAAGGGCATGTCCAGCGCCTATGTCTTCTTCCGCTACGCCTGGCGCGGATCGCTGATCCCGATCGTCACCATCCTGGGCATCGACCTGGGGTCGCTGCTCGGCGGCGCGATGATCACCGAGTACACCTTCCAGCTCACCGGCCTCGGGCGGCTGGCGATCGACTCGGTGAACAAGACCGATCTGCCCATGCTCATGGGCGTGATGCTCTTCAGCGCCGCCCTGATCGTCCTTTTCAACATCCTCGTGGACGCCGCCTACGCGTTCATCGACCCGCGCGTGCGGCTGTCCTAG
- a CDS encoding ABC transporter ATP-binding protein: MATIAEPSTEEGGTHGGPLLDVRNLHVEFRTREGVAKAVNGVEYSVDAGETLAVLGESGSGKSVTAQAIMGILDSPPGFVTQGKILFQGRDLLKLGGEERRKVRGARMAMIFQDALSSLNPVLNVGEQLGEMFTVHRGMSRKAARVRAIELMERVRIPGAKERIRSYPHQFSGGMRQRVMIAMAMALEPELIIADEPTTALDVTVQAQVMDLLAGLQREYNMGLILITHDLGVVADVADKIAVMYAGRIVETSPVHDIYRAPAHPYTKGLLDSIPRLDQKGQELYAIKGLPPNLLHIPPGCAFNPRCPLAQDICRTDVPPLYRVSQDRASACHFWKETLGDDSAGADKA, translated from the coding sequence ATGGCCACGATTGCCGAGCCGAGCACCGAAGAAGGCGGTACGCACGGCGGCCCGCTGCTCGACGTGCGCAACCTGCACGTGGAATTCCGCACCAGGGAGGGCGTCGCCAAGGCCGTCAACGGCGTGGAGTACTCGGTCGACGCGGGGGAGACCCTCGCGGTGCTCGGCGAGTCGGGTTCCGGCAAGTCGGTCACCGCCCAGGCGATCATGGGCATCCTGGACTCGCCGCCGGGCTTCGTCACCCAGGGGAAGATCCTCTTCCAGGGCCGCGACCTGCTGAAGCTCGGCGGCGAGGAGCGCCGCAAGGTGCGCGGCGCCCGGATGGCGATGATCTTCCAGGACGCGCTGTCCTCGCTCAACCCGGTGCTGAACGTGGGCGAGCAGCTGGGCGAGATGTTCACCGTGCACCGCGGGATGTCCCGCAAGGCGGCCCGCGTCCGGGCGATCGAGCTGATGGAGCGGGTGCGCATCCCGGGCGCCAAGGAGCGGATCAGGAGCTATCCGCACCAGTTCTCCGGCGGTATGCGGCAGCGGGTGATGATCGCCATGGCCATGGCGCTGGAACCCGAGCTGATCATCGCCGACGAGCCCACCACCGCACTCGACGTCACCGTGCAGGCCCAGGTGATGGACCTGCTCGCGGGACTTCAGCGCGAGTACAACATGGGCCTGATCCTGATCACCCACGACCTCGGCGTGGTCGCCGACGTCGCCGACAAGATCGCCGTGATGTACGCGGGGCGGATCGTGGAGACCTCACCGGTCCACGACATCTACCGGGCCCCCGCCCATCCGTACACCAAGGGCCTGCTCGACTCGATCCCGCGGCTGGACCAGAAGGGGCAGGAGCTGTACGCGATCAAGGGCCTGCCGCCGAACCTGCTGCACATCCCGCCGGGCTGCGCCTTCAACCCGCGCTGCCCGCTGGCGCAGGACATCTGCCGCACCGACGTCCCCCCGCTCTACCGGGTCAGCCAGGACCGGGCCAGCGCCTGCCACTTCTGGAAGGAGACCCTCGGTGACGACAGCGCCGGAGCCGACAAGGCCTGA
- a CDS encoding ABC transporter substrate-binding protein gives MRLYVRRTRAALVAVAAGALVLTACSSGGGGGDKTTENKDARAKQSKSAQQLASQISFGDDAASKGPAEPVPGAVSGGTMNVLERDSYTHLDPAQIYVSNEGQLATLIHRGLTSYKLDNAGKYTVVGDLATNSGEQSDGGKTWTYHLKDGIKFQDGTPITSKDIRWSVERMFAPFVTNGPAYLQQWLANVSGTDYRKLLPDGPYKGKHLPDTLLATPDAKTIVFHFPKPETDTPYLFAMPGYSVVDSAKDTQLKYDKTPVASGPYMIKSFDQGKSMTLVKNPNWDPTTDASRHQYVDSFAITFNHQNEDSTKRLMSDSGENQTSVSFDNTVDTDNTPTVVGTPAIYKRTVAGYQPFVGQVAFNMKKITDINIRKALALAIPTKAVYQALGASYGAEYAGGFISPALAGYQKADPLGKIANPNGDQVAAKKILTDAGKLNTKITYAYINTTAGQTYSVTIAAALKAAGFDVQRKELPSDTYYDLIGKVDNPYDIYASAWGADWPSALTVIPPVFDGRTIADQAPNYGHVNDAHVNSEIDRIETLTDPAAAAKAWFDLNTYLMTKVIPGVPTVYYKELQLFGSKIGGAVYNNMSAGIDATKLYLKP, from the coding sequence ATGAGACTCTACGTGCGTAGAACCCGGGCCGCACTGGTGGCGGTCGCCGCCGGCGCGCTGGTCCTCACCGCATGCAGCAGTGGCGGGGGTGGTGGTGACAAGACCACCGAGAACAAGGACGCGAGGGCCAAGCAGAGCAAGAGTGCCCAGCAGCTGGCGTCCCAGATCAGCTTCGGTGACGACGCCGCATCGAAGGGTCCGGCCGAGCCCGTCCCGGGCGCGGTGAGCGGCGGCACGATGAACGTGCTGGAGCGCGACAGCTACACCCACCTCGACCCGGCCCAGATCTACGTGTCGAACGAGGGCCAGCTCGCGACCCTGATCCACCGCGGCCTGACGTCGTACAAGCTGGACAACGCCGGCAAGTACACGGTGGTCGGCGACCTGGCCACCAACAGCGGTGAGCAGTCGGACGGCGGCAAGACCTGGACTTACCACCTCAAGGACGGCATCAAGTTCCAGGACGGAACGCCGATCACGTCCAAGGACATCCGGTGGTCGGTGGAGCGGATGTTCGCCCCGTTCGTGACCAACGGCCCGGCCTACCTCCAGCAGTGGCTGGCCAACGTCAGCGGCACCGACTACCGCAAGCTGCTGCCGGACGGCCCGTACAAGGGCAAGCACCTGCCGGACACGCTGCTGGCCACGCCGGACGCGAAGACCATCGTCTTCCACTTCCCGAAGCCGGAGACCGACACCCCGTACCTGTTCGCGATGCCGGGCTACTCGGTGGTCGACTCGGCGAAGGACACCCAGCTCAAGTACGACAAGACGCCGGTCGCCTCGGGTCCGTACATGATCAAGTCCTTCGACCAGGGCAAGTCGATGACCCTGGTGAAGAACCCCAACTGGGACCCGACCACCGACGCGAGCCGCCACCAGTACGTGGACTCCTTCGCGATCACGTTCAACCACCAGAACGAGGACTCCACCAAGCGGCTGATGTCCGACTCGGGTGAGAACCAGACCTCGGTCAGCTTCGACAACACCGTCGACACCGACAACACCCCGACCGTGGTCGGCACTCCGGCGATCTACAAGCGGACGGTGGCCGGCTACCAGCCCTTCGTCGGCCAGGTCGCCTTCAACATGAAGAAGATCACCGACATCAACATCCGCAAGGCGCTGGCGCTGGCGATCCCGACCAAGGCCGTCTACCAGGCGCTCGGCGCGTCCTACGGCGCCGAGTACGCGGGCGGCTTCATCAGCCCGGCGCTGGCCGGCTACCAGAAGGCCGACCCGCTGGGCAAGATCGCCAACCCCAACGGCGACCAGGTCGCGGCCAAGAAGATCCTCACCGACGCGGGCAAGCTGAACACCAAGATCACCTACGCGTACATCAACACCACCGCGGGCCAGACGTACTCCGTGACGATCGCCGCCGCCCTGAAGGCCGCCGGCTTCGACGTGCAGCGCAAGGAGCTGCCGTCCGACACGTACTACGACCTGATCGGCAAGGTGGACAACCCGTACGACATCTACGCGTCCGCGTGGGGTGCCGACTGGCCGAGCGCCCTGACGGTGATCCCGCCGGTCTTCGACGGCCGGACCATCGCTGACCAGGCGCCCAACTACGGGCACGTCAACGACGCGCACGTGAACAGCGAGATCGACCGGATCGAGACCCTCACCGACCCTGCAGCGGCGGCCAAGGCCTGGTTCGACCTCAACACCTACCTGATGACCAAGGTCATCCCGGGTGTCCCGACCGTCTACTACAAGGAGCTGCAGCTGTTCGGCTCCAAGATCGGCGGGGCTGTCTACAACAACATGTCCGCCGGCATCGACGCCACCAAGCTCTACCTCAAGCCGTAA